Part of the Triticum urartu cultivar G1812 chromosome 2, Tu2.1, whole genome shotgun sequence genome, gcttcatttcaggtgacaAATGCAGATCAGGAAGAGGTACATGCACCTAACGGAGGAGATCCTACAGGACAACCCCAACATGTGCGCCTACATGGCGCTGTCTCTGGACGCGCGCCAGTATATTGTTGTCGTGGAGGTCCCGAAGCTCGGGAAAGAGGCGGCACAAAAGGCGATTAAGGAGTGGGGCCAGCCGCGGTCTAAGATCACCCACCTTGTCTTGTGCAGCACCTTTGGTGTGGACATGCCGGGCGCCGACTACCAGCTCACCAAGATGCTCGGTCTTCGCCCGTCCGTGAAGCGCCTTATGATGTATCAGCAGGGCTGCTTCGCCGGTGGCATCGTGCTTCGCCTGGCCAAAGACCTCGCTGAGAACAACCGCGGCGCGCGCGTGCTGGTGGTCTGCTCGGAGATCATCGCGGTGAACTTCCGCGGCCCGCACGAGTCCCACCTCGACTCACTGGTAGGCCAGGCGCTTTTCGGTGACGGTGCGGCCACAATGATCGTCGACGCGGACCCTGACATGTCCGTCGAGCGCCCCCTGTTCCAGCTGGTGTCTGCGAGCCAGACGATTCTGCCGGACTCAGAGGGTGCCATCGACGGTCACCTCCGGGAGGTTGACCTCACCTTCCACCTCCTCAAGGATGTGCCTGGGCtcatctccaagaacatcgagcgCGCCCTAGAGGACACATTCAAGCCATTGGGCATCGATAACTGGAACTCCGTCTTCTGGATAGCGCACCCAGGCGGGCCAGCAATCCTTGACATGGTGGAGGCAAAGGTAAACATGAACAAGGAACGGATGCGCGCCACCAGGCATGTTCTCTCCAAATATGGCAACATGTCAAGCACCTGCGTACTTTTCATAATGGACGAAGTGCGCAAATGCTCCGTCGAGGATGGCCACACCACAACTGGTGAGGGAATGGAGTGGGGCGTTCTCTTCGGCTTCGGCCCCGGCCTCACTGTGGAGACAGTTGTCCTCCATAGCGTCCCAATCTCTGCCTAGACGGTCGCTTGTTCTCAATTTATCTTGGTCATGCAAAAATCTACTATACCGCTGCGACACTCAATTAAGTTTGCTCTGTTGTATTCTACCCTATGTGGTTTGTATGTGTTGGTAGATGCACTCTCctgtttgtttttgttttttgttttttcttgagTGGACGGATATGGTAGATGAGAATTAGTTGTGTCTCATGTAACTCTTATACCATAAGATGAAAACGCTTGATGATTCCTTCTCGTTTTTGAGGGCTCACGCGGCGCATTTACTTCCTTCGCACGAGTTGTTTCAGCATTGTATTCCTTACATGAGCCATTGTCTTCACAGTGTTGGCTAGATCTCAGTCAACTGATTTAACCAAGTTTCACTCTAGTTATAAGACATAttaaaaagaagaaagaaaaaattGCAATTAAAATTTTGCATATATCTCCGTGTAAAATTCCACGAATATAGCATCGACTGAGACTTCCTTGAATCTCAGTCGATTGAGATTTAGCAATATCGTTTTCAATATGCCTATGGATGCCGGTGTTTTTTCCTATTCTCTATCATTTCTCTTGCTGGCAAAGCGATCGTATGGAAACTCATGGCTGTTTCTGTGTTGTGTAAACGTTGTCTTTCTATGTTCACTGTTAGGCTATGTAGTTCCAATGTTTTATCATCCGGTGTAAAAAAAATGTATGTGGACGAATGTTTATATAAGTTTAAGTTCATTGGGACGTCTCATACCTGTTAGGGTTTCCTCTCCCTTACAATAGCTAGAAGGCCAGAAACACCACGGCCAAGGAGGCCGCACAAAAGTCATGGACGTGGCAGTGCCTCCAAGAGAGCGTCTAGCTAGCGCTCTCCAAGCCCAGGCCGCTGCAAGACGAGGTCCTCGTCGACATGGGGTTGTGTCCGCTCTGACCAAGCTCCAACACCTTCATGGTATGCCTTTCCACTAGAAACTAATAGAGCATTTGCATCCAAACTTGTACAACATACATGGAAGCATGGAATGAAATTCGTTGATTGTGATGTTAATTAACAAACAAATCATGGTAGTTGTTCACATTATACTTCATGGCAACCCCAAATGTGTAGTTCATGGCATGGCAAAACTTTTTGCTAGGTACATGGCAAATTATAAAGAAAATCTAAAAAAATGTTAAGAATGGCAATTGTTTACATTGATTTTTAGACACCAAACTACATGGCAAATTTTATTTCCATGTATCATTCCAAATTTGACATGTGTCCCTGAACTATCTATTATGTACACTATTGCATGTTTTTTTGACATAACATGGCAATTCTTATTTTGGTACCATGCCAAATTTTCCCTATGTCTATGGATAATTCATTATATACGCTGTGGCATGTTTATTGAAGATAACATGCCAAATTATTATTTTCCCTCCATATATTAAGGAAAAGCTCTATTTTTTTGAGGGGGGGGGGCATTTTGTAGTGGAGCGATGGACCACGGTAAATGTTTGCACCATGTTACATGGCAACTTCTAAGAAATTTTGCTTTTGTAAACACGAAAAATATAAGAAATATCCAATGTAAAATTGTACATAATTTACATGGCAAAATGTAGGAATGTTTTTGAATTGTTCGTATGGTAATTTGTAGATAACAATTTTTTCCATAAAGTCACACTTTTTAGTTAAGTTTCTTCTTCTTATTCACATGGCTAATTTAGGCCTTTTTGTTCCTCTAAATCATGGCAATTTCTTACTATTTAGTAATTGTACACATGGCATATTTACCAATTTTAAACTTTTCACATGGCAAATTTAAACATTTTTAGTAGTGTTCACATCTTAAGCTGTTTTCACATCGCAAATTGAGAAATATTTTCTCCATGTCCTATGGAAAATTCATAACACTTTTGTTTTTCATATGTGGAAAACTTAGGTATTTTTTTTAATGCT contains:
- the LOC125535126 gene encoding chalcone synthase 2-like — translated: MQIRKRYMHLTEEILQDNPNMCAYMALSLDARQYIVVVEVPKLGKEAAQKAIKEWGQPRSKITHLVLCSTFGVDMPGADYQLTKMLGLRPSVKRLMMYQQGCFAGGIVLRLAKDLAENNRGARVLVVCSEIIAVNFRGPHESHLDSLVGQALFGDGAATMIVDADPDMSVERPLFQLVSASQTILPDSEGAIDGHLREVDLTFHLLKDVPGLISKNIERALEDTFKPLGIDNWNSVFWIAHPGGPAILDMVEAKVNMNKERMRATRHVLSKYGNMSSTCVLFIMDEVRKCSVEDGHTTTGEGMEWGVLFGFGPGLTVETVVLHSVPISA